The DNA segment GCTGTCCTGGAATGCGGGGATGTGgtgtctgctgcaggttctgatcaCTCCTGATGTCACCAACTATAACACGAGATTATTTTTTGTCAACTTGAAAGTAATAATTGACACTGTGATTTTCAATATCTGATGTTCCTTCTGTACTTTGTCATTCTGCCATGACGTCCATCAGCCTTCACGGAGCTGAAATGTTTGCAGTTATGTCCAAGTGATCCAAATAAACACTAATGACTCCCTAAATTATTGTCTGAATGTGTTCTTTGAGTCCTGTTTGCATCTGAAAATATAGTTTCAAGTTTATCAACTGATTTTCTTTCTGTACTATTTAGCTCAGTCGGAGCTCTGGGTGTTTAACTGCtttacaaacacaaagtctttAGTTTGATGTGCAGGACATTCAACACTTGTCATCAAAAACTCCATTTTAAAGAGCATTTGTTGTTCTGGTTGCACCTGACATGTATCCTAAATGTTCTAATCACCACATGGTCATATCTTCATCACAGAATAATATGAAAATGATTAACCATCATCTAACCTAAAAGGTCAAAGAAGTCCAAACTGACATCAGTGAGCAGGGTTGTCAAATCTGACTGTAGCTCATTCTAAAAGTGTTGgttacaaaataaaagtaaaaaaaaacccaaaccttatATTTAGATATAAACCAGATAAACCCAGAGGTGGTTACAGTCATCAAATACTGCACTCAAGCAGAAATACAGGTTCTTTTCACATCTACTCAGGACTTCACCCATTTTCTACTTTAGATcctggttttatttaaatctgtAGAGAAAACCAGGATCCACACCAGGAATGAAGTTAAAATATGTGTCTCTTTTTTATGATGGTTAAACATTGCATGAATGTTCAGATTAAGACGCTCCTGGATGgacaaatatttcagtaatATTCAGTTTTAACCAGTGAAAACTCTCCACAGGATTCCTCGATACAACAAGATTAAATGAAACCATTTGATTCCAGTTTCAGGTTTCACTCCTCTTTCCTCAATGTTTCCACCCAAACGCTCTAATCACTCTTTGTCTTTaaggaatatttattttactgaaTACAAAAGAAACAGCTGAGGTGGACAAGAAGAGCCAAAATAATGgtcaaaggttttatttctctattttgtagcatgttcattttaacatgaaaaaaatcacacgtttaaatgtattatatttATCTGATGCTTTTATGGAATCCAGAATCTAACACTCTAATAACACAATAGCAATGTTTCCAAGAACACAGCTGTGGTTTCGACACACTGTTTTTAATTAGACACACTGTATTATCTCAGAAACTGTAAACACGAACTGATCACcaaaacagagacaaaacagaATCAGACATGATTGATTTAAGTGAATCAGGAATTAGATTTTACTGAGGGCTTGGCAATCCACAAAAACGCAAAGATGAACGAAATCTACAAAGTAGAAAGAGCAGTTTGGGTGTGATGAGCGGGCTCAGGCGAAAGAGTTGGGAGCGTGAAAGCAAGGCACAGGCACAGTGAACACGAGGCATGAGACCAGGAACAATCAAACATACAAATTAAGGCGGAGTCATTGGAGCCACACTGTTACCACAGACAGTTGAACAACAAATTGGAAAATATAGAAATGTGGCCTAGTCTTTAAAAGCAGAAGGCAGGTGAGATGATGAGCCAGAGGTGACTTGCAGGTATGTAATAGCAGGCTGGAATGAACCAGGAAGCTGCCGCGCACAAccagtaaataaacacacaggggAAAGcatgaaaagaaacacaaggGAGTGCGAGAGGAAAACACCAGGGGCGTTCCTAACAATATTTAACGGTCTACGCCCCTGAGTGATAAAGACAATTGACCTGTTACTGTTCTAGATTAGTTTTACACAGTTTATGGTTTTTAATTGTCATTATTGCCATTTGAAATGGCTTGAGTTTATCTGGTGATCAAGGTCTGATCAGCAGATCAAGGGATGTGgaatctgctgcaggttcaaAAGCAACAGCTGAGGTGGACAAGAGGAGCCAAAATAATGatcaaaggttttatttctctattctgtagcatgttcattttaacatgataaaatcacatgtttaaatgtattatatttATCTGATGCTTTTATGGATTCCAGAATCTAACACTCTCATAACACCATAAAGAATGTTGTTTCCAAGAATTAAGCTATGGTTTAAACACAAGATTctctaaaatgaaataatttcaaatatatatttaagaGTCTATGTCCCTGAgtgataaataaaatataactgTTCATGTTATAAATTTGTTTGAGACAGTTTATGTTTTTTCATTGTCATTATTCCCATTTAAATAGATGTGTTTTATGTGCTGatcaagtttgttttaatgtttacaaTATCAGAAAACTACAAACACGTGACATCACCAAACGAGTAAAACGCCTCGAAATAAGAGAGAAGTTCCAGTTACCTTCAGTTGCAGaaattcccattcccattcccaGCAACAACCTGGGAGTTGTGCAAGTCTGGCAGCATCAactgacctggagctgctgtcagtgatGAGGCAACAGAGGTCCAGGACCGTATAAATACCAACACATTCTGTCCACACAaccatcagacaggagaagtcaGAGGAGCTGACAAGAGTCACCTGCACAAGAGTCAAAGCCCGGAACCAGTTGGAGCAGTTCAGCCCTCCAGAGATGAAGaccttcagtgttgctgttgttgcggccgtcctgctggccctcatttgtctccaggagagctctgctcttcctctcagtgAAGTAAGAACTCCACCTGCTCTCATTTCAGTCTCTTTTGGGCTGATAGAGTTTTGTCAGGCTGATCAAATATGGTTCTGCTTGTAAATGTTCACTGTTCATGGACAGTTGGAAGATGTGGAGGTGCCAGTGATGGATGATAATGGAGCTGCTGtatatgaagagatgccagtggaCTCCTGGAAGGTTGGTTCAGTCTACTGAAACACACTGAGCTCATTCACACTGAAGCAGATGAGTGAAagatgatgctggagctgaaggtgttCTTCATGTCTCTTGTCCTTCACACAGATGCCGTATACCAACAGACACAAGCGGAGTCCTAAACGCTGCAAGTTTTGCTGTAATTGCTGTCCTGGAATGCGGGGATGTGgtgtctgctgcaggttctgatcaCTCCTGATGTCACCAACTATAACACTAGATTATTTTTTGTCAACTTGAAAGTATTGAGTGACACTGTGATTTTCAATATCTGATGTTTCTTCTGGACTTTGTCATTCTGCCATGACGTCCATCAGCCTTCACGGAGCTGAAATGTTTGCAGTTATGTCCAAGTGATCCAAATAAACACTAATGACTCCCTAAATTATTGTCTGAACGTGTTCTTTCAGTCCTTTTTGCATCTGAAAATATAGTTTCCATGCATGAACTGATTTTCTTTCTGTACTTTTTAGCTCAGTCGGAGCTctgggtgttttcctgctttacaaacacaaagtctttAGTTTGATGTTCAGGACATTCAACACTTGTCATCAAAAACTCCATTTTAAAGAGCATTTGTTGTTCCAGTTGCACTTGAAATGAATCATAAATGTTATAATCAGCGAATGGTCATATCTTGATCATAGAatatgaagaagaggatgaaccaTCATCTATCCTTAAAAGGTCAAAGAAGTCCAAACTGACATCAGTGAGCAGGGTTGTCAAATCTGACTGTAGTTCATTCTAAAAGTGTTAGATACacaataaaagttaaaaaaaaaaacatggcagaTATTTAGATATAAACCAGATAAACCCAGAAGTGGTTACAGTCATCAAATACTGCACTCAAGCAGAAATACAGGTTCTTTTCACATCTACTCAGGACTTCACTCATTTTCTACTTTAGAACCTGAATCATTTAAATCTGTAGAGAAAACCAGGATCCACACCAGGAAAAAGTTAAAATATGTCTCTCTTTTTTATGATGATGACACTTTGCAAACATGTTTAGAATAAGACACTCATGGATGgacaaatatttcagtaatATTCGATTTTAACCAGTGAAAACTCTCCACAGGATTCCTCGATACAACAAGATTAAGTGAATCCATTTTATTCCAGTTTTCTGGTTTCACTCCTCTTTCCTTAATGTTCCCACCCAAACGCTCCAATCACTCTTTGTCTTTaaggaatatttattttactgaaTACAAAAGAAACAGCTGAGGTGGACAAGAAGAGCCAAAATAATGgtcaaaggttttatttctctattCTGTAGCATGTTCATTTTAACATGATAAAATCACATGTTTCAATGTATTATATTAATTTGATGCTTTTATGGAATTCAGAATCTAACACTCTAATAACACCataaaaaattatttttttcaagAATTCAGCTATGGTTTAGACACACGATTCTCTAAAATGAATTCatttcaaatatatatttaagaGTCTACGCCCCTGAGTGATAAAGACAATTGACCTGTTACTGTTCTAGATTAGTTTTACACAGTTTATGGTTTTTAATTGTCATTATTGCCATTTGAAAGGACTTGAGTTTATCTGCTGATCAAGTTTGTTTGTAATTTCCCAATATCAGAAAACTGCAAATAAGTAGCattgccaaaaaagtaagaagcATAGAAATGATTGATGATGCATCCgacaaacaaagagagaagTTCCAGTTACCTTCAGTTGCAGaaattcccattcccattcccaGCAACAACCTGGGAGTTGTGCAAGTCTGGCAGCATCAactgacctggagctgctgtcagtgatGAGGCAACAGAGGTCCAGGAGCGTATAAATACCAACACATTCTGTCCACACAaccatcagacaggagaagtcaGAGGAGCTGACAAGAGTCACCTGCACAAGAGTCAAAGCCCGGAACCAGTTGGAGCAGTTCAGCCCTCCAGAAATGAAGaccttcagtgttgctgttgttgcggccgtcctgctggccctcatttgtctccaggagagctctgctcttcctctcagtgAAGTAAGAACTCCACCTGCTCTCATTTCAGTCTCTTTTGGGCTGATAGAGTTTTGTCAGGCTGATCAAATATGGCTCTGCTTGTAAATGTTCACTGTTCATGGACAGTTGGAAGATGTGGAGGTGCCAGTGATGGATGATAATGGAGCTGCTGtatatgaagagatgccagtggaCTCCTGGAAGGTTGGTTCAGTCTACTGAAACACACTGAGCTCATTCACACTGAAGCAGATGAGTGAAagatgatgctggagctgaaggtgttCTTCATGTCTCTTGTCCTTCACACAGATGCCGTATACCAACAGACACAAGCGGAGTCCTAAACGCTGCAAGTTTTGCTGTAATTGCTGTCCTGGAATGCGGGGATGTGgtgtctgctgcaggttctgatcaCTCCTGATGTCACCAACTATAACACGAGATTATTTTTTGTCAACTTGAAAGTAATAATTGACACTGTGATTTTCAATATCTGATGTTCCTTCTGTACTTTGTCATTCTGCCATGACGTCCATCAGCCTTCACGGAGCTGAAATGTTTGCAGTTATGTCCAAGTGATCCAAATAAACACTAATGACTCCCTAAATTATTGTCTGAATGTGTTCTTTGAGTCCTGTTTGCATCTGAAAATATAGTTTCAAGTTTATCAACTGATTTTCTTTCTGTACTATTTAGCTCAGTCGGAGCTCTGGGTGTTTAACTGCtttacaaacacaaagtctttAGTTTGATGTGCAGGACATTCAACACTTGTCATCAAAAACTCCATTTTAAAGAGCATTTGTTGTTCTGGTTGCACCTGACATGTATCCTAAATGTTCTAATCACCACATGGTCATATCTTCATCACAGAATAATATGAAAATGATTAACCATCATCTAACCTAAAAGGTCAAAGAAGTCCAAACTGACATCAGTGAGCAGGGTTGTCAAATCTGACTGTAGCTCATTCTAAAAGTGTTGgttacaaaataaaagtaaaaaaaaaaccaaaccttatATTTAGATATAAACCAGATAAACCCAGAGGTGGTTACAGTCATCAAATACTGCACTCAAGCAGAAATACAGGTTCTTTTCGCATCTACTCAGGACTTCACCCATTTTCTACTTTAGATcctggttttatttaaatctgtAGAGAAAACCAGGATCCACACCAGGAATGAAGTTAAAATATGTGTCTCTTTTTTATGATGGTTAAACATTGCATGAATGTTCAGATTAAGACGCTCCTGGATGgacaaatatttcagtaatATTCAGTTTTAACCAGTGAAAACTCTCCACAGGATTCCTCGATACAACAAGATTAAATGAAACCATTTGATTCCAGTTTCAGGTTTCACTCCTCTTTCCTCAATGTTTCCACCCAAACGCTCTAATCACTCTTTGTCTTTaaggaatatttattttactgaaTACAAAAGAAACAGCTGAGGTGGACAAGAAGAGCCAAAATAATGgtcaaaggttttatttctctattttgtagcatgttcattttaacatgaaaaaaatcacacgtttaaatgtattatatttATCTGATGCTTTTATGGAATCCAGAATCTAACACTCTAATAACACAATAGCAATGTTTCCAAGAACACAGCTGTGGTTTCGACACACTGTTTTTAATTAGACACACTGTATTATCTCAGAAACTGTAAACACGAACTGATCACcaaaacagagacaaaacagaATCAGACATGATTGATTTAAGTGAATCAGGAATTAGATTTTACTGAGGGCTTGGCAATCCACAAAAACGCAAAGATGAACGAAATCTACAAAGTAGAAAGAGCAGTTTGGGTGTGATGAGCGGGCTCAGGCGAAAGAGTTGGGAGCGTGAAAGCAAGGCACAGGCACAGTGAACACGAGGCATGAGACCAGGAACAATCAAACATACAAATTAAGGCGGAGTCATTGGAGCCACACTGTTACCACAGACAGTTGAACAACAAATTGGAAAATATAGAAATGTGGCCTAGTCTTTAAAAGCAGAAGGCAGGTGAGATGATGAGCCAGAGGTGACTTGCAGGTATGTAATAGCAGGCTGGAATGAACCAGGAAGCTGCCGCGCACAAccagtaaataaacacacaggggAAAGcatgaaaagaaacacaaggGAGTGCGAGAGGAAAACACCAGGGGCGTTCCTAACAATATTTAACGGTCTACGCCCCTGAGTGATAAAGACAATTGACCTGTTACTGTTCTAGATTAGTTTTACACAGTTTATGGTTTTTAATTGTCATTATTGTCATTTGAAATGACTTGAGTTTATCTGCTGATCAAGGTCTGATCAGCAGATCAAGGGATGTGgaatctgctgcaggttcaaAAGCAACAGCTGAGGTGGACAAGAGGAGCCAAAATAATGatcaaaggttttatttctctattCTGTAGCATGTTCATTTTAACATGATAAAATCACATGTTTCAATGTATTATATTTATCTGATGCTTTTATGGATTCCAGAATCTAACACTCTCATAACACCATAAAGAATGTTGTTTCCAAGAATTAAGCTATGGTTTAGACACACGATTctctaaaatgaaataatttcaaatatatatttaagaGTCTATGTCCCTGAgtgataaataaaatataactgTTCATGTTATAAATTTGTTTGAGACATTGTCATGAGACATTTTTCATTGTCATTATTCCCATTTAAATAGATGTGTTTTATGTGCTGatcaagtttgttttaatgtttacaaTATCAGAAAACTACAAACACGTGACATCACCAAACCAGTAAAACGCCTCGAAATAAGAGAGAAGTTCCAGTTACCTTCAGTTGCAGaaattcccattcccattcccaGCAACAACCTGGGAGTTGTGCAAGTCTGGCAGCATCAactgacctggagctgctgtcagtgatGAGGCAACAGAGGTCCAGGACCGTATAAATACCAACACATTCTGTCCACACAaccatcagacaggagaagtcaGAGGAGCTGACAAGAGTCACCTGCACAAGAGTCAAAGCCCGGAACCAGTTGGAGCAGTTCAGCCCTCCAGAGATGAAGaccttcagtgttgctgttgttgcggccgtcctgctggccctcatttgtctccaagagagctctgctcttcctctcagtgAAGTAAGAACTCCACCTGCTCTCATTTCAGTCTCTTTTTGGGCTGATAGAGTTTTGTCAGGCTGATCAAATATGGCTCCGCTTGTAAATGTTCACTGTTCATGGTCAGGTGGAAGATGTGGAGGTGCCAGTGATGGATGATAATGGAGCTGTTGtatatgaagagatgccagtggaCTCCTGGAAGGTTGGTTCATTCTACTAAAACACACTGAGCTCATTCACACTGAAGCAGATGAGTGAAagatgatgctggagctgaaggtgttCTTCATGTCTCTTGTCCTTCACACAGATGCCGTATACCAACAGACACAAGCGGAGTCCTAAACGCTGCAAGTTTTGCTGTAATTGCTGTCCTGGAATGCGGGGATGTGGcgtctgctgcaggttctgatcaCTCCTGATGTCACCAACTATAACACTAGATTATTTTTTGTCAACTTGAAAGTATTGAGTGACACTGTGATTTTCAATATCTGATGTTTCTTCTGGACTTTGTCATTCTGCCATGACGTCCATCAGCCTTCACGGAGCTGAAATGTTTGCAGTTATGTCCAAGTGATCCAAATAAACACTAATGACTCCCTAAATTATTGTCTGAACGTGTTCTTTCAGTCCTTTTTGCATCTGAAAATATAGTTTCAATGCATGAACTGATGTTATTTCTGTACTTTTTAGCTCAGTCGGAGCTctgggtgttttcctgctttacaaacacaaagtctttAGTTTGATGTTCAGGACATTCAACACTTGTCATCAAAAACTCAATTTTAAAGAGCATTTGTTGTTCCAGTTGCACTTGAAATGAATCATAAATGTTATAATCAGCGAATGGTCATATCTTGATCATAGAatatgaagaagaggatgaaccaTCATCTAACCTTAAAAGGTCAAAGAAGTCCAAACTGACATCAGTGAGCAGGGTTGTCAAATCTGACTGTAGTTCATTCTAAAAGTGTTAGATAcacaataaaagtaaaaaaaaaaaacatggcagaTATTTAGATATAAACCAGATAAACCCATAAGTGGTTACAGTCATCAAATACTGCACTCAAGCAGAAATACAGGTTCTTTTCACATCTACTCAGGACTTCACTCATTTTCTACTTTTGAACCTGAATCATTTAAATCTGTAGAGAAAACCAGGATCCACACCAGGAAAAAGTTAAAATATGTCTCTCTTTTTTATGATGATGACACTTTGCAAACATGTTTAGAATAAGACACTCATGGATGgacaaatatttcagtaatATTCTATTTTAACCAGTGAAAACTCTCCACAGGATTCCTCGATACAACAAGATTAAATGAATCCATTTGATTCCAGTTTTCTGGTTTCACTCCTCTTTCCTCAATGTTTCCACCCAAACGCTCCAATCACTCTTCGTCTTTaaggaatatttattttactgaaTACAAAAGAAACAGCTGAGGTGGACAAGAAGAGCCAAAATAATGgtcaaaggttttatttctctattCTGTAGCATGTTCATTTTAACATGATAAAATCACATGTTTCAATGTATTATATTAATTTGATGCTTTTATGGAATTCAGAATCTAACACTCTAATAACACCataaaaaattatttttttcaagAATTCAGCTATGGTTTAGACACACGATTCTCTAAAATGTAATTCatttcaaatatatatttaagaGTCTACGCCCCTGAGTGATAAAGAAAATATATCTGTTCATGTTATAAATTTATTTTACACcgtttttggtttttcattgTCATTATTGCCATTTGAATAGATTTGAGTTTTATGTGCTGatcaagtttgttttaatttttataaTATCAGAAAACTACAAATACGTGACATCACCAAACCAGTAAGATGCACAGAAATTATTGATGGTGcatcagacaaacaaagagagaagTTCCAGTTTCCTTCAGTTGCAGaaattcccattcccattcccaACAACAACCTGGGAGTTGTGCAAGTCTGGCAGCACAGAGAGTTGAACAACAAATTGGAAAATATAGACATGTTGCCCAGTCTTTAAAAGCAGAAGGCAGGTGAGATGATGAGCCAGAGGTGACTTGCAGGTATGTAATAGCAGGCTGGAATGAACCAGGAAGCTGCCGTGCACAACCagtgaataaacacacagggGAAAGcatgaaaagaaacacaaggGAGTGCGAGAGGAAAACACCAGGGGCGTTCCTAACAATATTTAACGGTCTACGCCCCTGAGTGATAAAGACAATTGACCTGTTACTGTTCTAGATTAGTTTTACACAGTTTATGGTTTTTAATTGTCATTATTGCCATTTGAAAGGACTTGAGTTTATCTGCTGATCAAGTTTGTTTGTAATTTCCCAATATCAGAAAACTGCAAATAAGTAGCattgccaaaaaagtaagaagcATAGAAATGATTGATGATGCATCCgacaaacaaagagagaagTTCCAGTTACCTTCAGTTGCAGaaattcccattcccattcccaGCAACAACCTGGGAGTTGTGCAAGTCTGGCAGCATCAactgacctggagctgctgtcagtgatGAGGCAACAGAGGTCCAGGACCGTATAAATACCAACACATTCTGTCCACACAaccatcagacaggagaagtcaGAGGAGCTGACACGAGTCACCTGCACAAGAGTCAAAGCCCGGAACCAGTTGGAGCAGTTCAGCCCTCCAGAGATGAAGaccttcagtgttgctgttgttgcggccgtcctgctggccctcatttgtctccaggagagctctgctcttcctctcagtgAAGTAAGAACTCCACCTGCTCTCATTTCAGTCTCTTTTTGGGCTGATAGAGTTTTGTCAGGCTGATCAAATATGGTTCTGCTTGTAAATGTTCACTGTTCATGGACAGTTGGAAGATGTGGAGGTGCCAGTGATGGATGATAATGGAGCTGCTGtatatgaagagatgccagtggaCTCCTGGAAGGTTGGTTCAGTCTACTGAAACACACTGAGCTCATTCACACTGAAGCAGATGAGTGAAagatgatgctggagctgaaggtgttCTTCATGTCTCTTGTCCTTCACACAGATGCCGTATACCAACAGACACAAGCGGAGTCCTAAACGCTGCAAGTTTTGCTGTAATTGCTGTCCTGGAATGCGGGGATGTGgtgtctgctgcaggttctgatcaCTCCTGATGTCACCAACTATAACACTAGATTATTTTTTGTCAACTTGAAAGTATTGAGTGACACTGTGATTTTCAATATCTGATGTTTCTTCTGGACTTTGTCATTCTGCCATGACGTCCATCAGCCTTCACGGAGTTGAAATGTTTGCAGTTATGTCCAAGTGATCCAAATAAACACTAATGACTCCCTAAATTATTGTCTGAACGTGTTATTTGAGTACTGTTTGCATCTGAAAATATAGTTTCAAGTTTATCAACCGATTTTCTTTctgggtgttttcctgctttacaaacacaaagtctttAGTTTGATGTGCAGGACATTCAACACTTGTTATCAAAAACTCCATTTTAGAGGACATTTGTTGTTCTAGCTGCACCATAgaataagaagaagaggatgaaccaTCATCTAACTTAAAAGGTCGAAGAAGTCCAAACTGACATCAGTGAGCAGGGTTGTCAAATCTGACTGTAGTTCATTCTAAAAGTGTTGGATACaaaattaaagataaaaaaaccaaaccttatATTTAGATATAAACCAGATAAACCCAGAGGTGGTTCCAGTCATCAAATACTGTACTCAAGCAGAAATACAAGTTCTTTTTCACATCTACTCAGGACTTCACCCATTTTCTACTTTAGAAcctggttttatttaaatctgtAGAGAAAACCAGGATCCACACCAGGAATGAAGTTAAAATATGTGTCTCTTTTTTATGATGGTTAAACATTGCATGAATGTTCAGATTAAGACACTCCCCTATGgacaaatatttcagtaatATTCCATTTTAACCAGTGAAAACTCTCCACATGATTCCTCGATACAACAAGATTAAATGAAACCATTTGATTCCAGTTTCAGGTTTCACTCCTCTTTCCTCAATGTTTCCACCTTAACGCTCTAATCACTCTTTGTCTTTaaggaatatttattttactgaaTACAAAAGCAAGAGCTGAGGTGGACAAGAAGAGCCAAAATAATGgtcaaaggttttatttctctattttgtagcatgttcattttaacatgaaaaaaatcacacgtttaaatgtattatatttATCTGATGCTTTTATGGAATCCAGAATCTAACACTCTAATAACACAATAGCAATGTTTCCAAGAACACAGCTGTGGTTTCGACACACTGTTTTTAATTAGACACACTGTATTATCTCAGAAATTGTAAACACGAACTGATCaccaaaaaagagacaaaacagagTCAGACATGATTGATTTAAGTGAATCAGGAATTAGATTTTACTGAGGGCTTGGCAATCCACAAAAACGCAAAGATGAACGAAATCTACAAAGTAGAAAGAGCAGTTTGGGTGTGATGAGCGGGCTCAGGCGAAAGAGTTGGGAGCGTGAAAGCAAGGCACAGGCACAGTGAACACGAGGCACGAGACCAGGAACAATCAAACATACAAATTAAGGCGGAGTCATTGGAGCCACACTGTTACCACAGACAGTTGAACAACAAATTGGAAAATATAGAAATGTGGCCCAGTCTTTAAAAGCAGAAGGCAGGTGAGATGATGAGCCAGAGGTGACTTGCAGGTATGTAATAGCAGGCTGGAATGAACCAGGAAGCTGCCGTGCACAAccagtaaataaacacacaggggAAAGcatgaaaagaaacacaaggGAGTGCGAGAGGAAAACACCAGGGGCGTTCCTAACAATATTTAACGGTCTACGCCCCTGAGTGATAAAGACAATTGACCTGTTACTGTTCTAGATTAGTTTTACACAGTTTATGGT comes from the Takifugu rubripes chromosome 7, fTakRub1.2, whole genome shotgun sequence genome and includes:
- the LOC115250401 gene encoding hepcidin-like, translated to MKTFSVAVVAAVLLALICLQESSALPLSELEDVEVPVMDDNGAAVYEEMPVDSWKMPYTNRHKRSPKRCKFCCNCCPGMRGCGVCCRF